In one window of Solanum pennellii chromosome 2, SPENNV200 DNA:
- the LOC107008938 gene encoding putative glucose-6-phosphate 1-epimerase isoform X2 → MSSNIIHDADGSASRIVLKEHTGSTAEVLFQGGQVVSWKNERREELLFRSNKTLWKPPKAFRGGIPISFPQFGTFGSLERHGFARNRVWVLDDSPSPLPAANNQSTVDLILKSTEEDLKTWPHRFEVRLRISLSAGKLTLIPRVRNIDNKPFSFTFSLRNYLSVSDISEVRVEGLETLDYFDNLQRGERYTEQADAITFDSETDRVYLSTPTKTAIIDHEKKRTYVLQKEGMADAVVWNPWDKKAKSLPDLGDQDYKKMLCVDSAAVETPIILKPSEEWRGRQELSTVSSSYCSGQLDPRKVIYG, encoded by the exons atgtCGTCGAACATAATTCACGACGCCGATGGATCGGCTTCGCGAATCGTATTGAAGGAGCATACTGGATCAACTGCAGag GTGCTTTTTCAGGGTGGTCAAGTTGTTTCTTGGAAGAATGAACGAAGAGAAGAATTGCTGTTCAGGAGTAATAAG ACCCTGTGGAAACCTCCTAAAGCCTTCAGAGGTGGAATACCTATCAGCTTCCCACAG TTTGGAACTTTTGGTTCTTTAGAGCGACATGGTTTTGCAAGAAATAGAGTGTGGGTATTGGACGATTCTCCTTCTCCTCTACCTGCAGCAAACAATCAGTCAACTGTTGATCTCATTTTGAAATCTACCGAAGAGGATCTGAAGACCTGGCCGCATAG GTTTGAGGTGCGGCTACGCATTTCTCTCAGTGCTGGCAAGCTGACTTTGATTCCTCGTGTCAGGAATATAGATAACAAGCCATTCTCATTCACATTCTCTCTGCGTAATTATTTATCTGTGTCTGATATCAG TGAAGTGCGGGTTGAGGGCTTGGAGACACTTGACTACTTCGATAATTTGCAGCGGGGAGAAAGATACACAGAGCAGGCAGATGCAATTACATTTGATAGTGAG ACGGATAGAGTATATCTTAGCACACCAACAAAAACTGCCATAATAGATCACGAGAAGAAGAGAACTTATGTCCTTCAGAAAGAAGGAATGGCAGATGCTG TTGTTTGGAATCCTTGGGACAAAAAGGCCAAGTCTCTCCCAGATTTGGGTGATCAAGATTACAAGAAAATGTTGTGTGTGGATTCTGCTGCTGTTGAAACTCCGATTATCTTAAAACCTTCTGAAGAGTGGAGGGGGCGGCAAGAGCTCTCTACGGTATCTTCAAGTTATTGCAGTGGACAATTGGACCCTAGGAAAGTTATTTATGGCTAA
- the LOC107010713 gene encoding fatty-acid-binding protein 1-like codes for MPTTMEDVTAKIDAVEIDPKSGVALKEKAIEGELKTTETTQEKTNEAKSDPEKESNGATFKEEEVPVEVEPKTGVSFPVKLEDGKQLKAVGLRKKSMLGMGIKIYGFGIYADNEKLKDLMQSKIEKAPAKPTKEMYQMVIDSDLGMMMRLVIVFSNLTMNMVRKNFDEGLGAAIKKLTGGKNEELTKKIMGEASDDIKLNSGSVIEISRLPGYVLQTKVKGEIVSKVESELLCRAFIYMYLGDDPFDKEAKEKFGTSMLSLF; via the exons ATGCCAACCACCATGGAAGATGTCACTGCCAAGATTGATGCAGTTGAAATCGACCCCAAGAGTGGTGTTGCTCTGAAGGAGAAGGCGATCGAAGGTGAACTAAAGACTACAGAAACAACACAAGAGAAGACTAATGAAGCTAAAAGTGATCCGGAGAAAGAATCCAATGGTGCAACTTTCAAAGAAGAGGAAGTTCCAGTTGAGGTTGAACCTAAAACTGGAGTCTCTTTTCCTGTCAAACTTGAAGATGGAAAGCAGTTGAAAGCTGTAGGTTTAAGGAAGAAGAGCATGCTTGGCATGGGCATCAAAATCTATGGCTTTG GAATATATGCAGACAATGAGAAATTGAAAGACCTTATGCAGTCCAAGATTGAGAAAGCACCAGCAAAACCAACAAAGGAGATGTATCAAATGGTGATTGATAGTGATTTGGGAATGATGATGCGGTTGGTAATTGTTTTCTCTAACCTAACCATGAACATGGTAAGAAAGAACTTTGACGAAGGCCTCGGAGCTGCCATCAAGAAGCTTACAGGTGGAAAGAATGAGGAGCTCACAAAGAA GATCATGGGAGAAGCATCTGATGACATAAAGCTGAATTCTGGTTCTGTAATTGAGATTTCAAGGCTTCCAGGATATGTTCTTCAGACCAAAG TAAAGGGTGAGATTGTGAGCAAGGTGGAAAGTGAACTACTCTGCAGGGCCTTCATCTACATGTATTTAGGTGATGATCCATTTGACAAAGAAGCCAAGGAGAAGTTTGGGACATCCATGCTCTCTCTGTTCTAA
- the LOC107010526 gene encoding uridine kinase-like protein 5 isoform X2: MDSQMAASTDAAQMVLKVPFVIGVAGGTASGKTTVCDMIISQLQNQRVVLISQEAFYHPLTAEQLEKVHEHNFDHPDAFNTELLLSCMEELKHGRGINIPNYDFKLHRSVEPARVVNPSDVIILDGILILHDPRLRDFMNMKIFVDSDSDVRLARRIRRDTVERNRNILNVLDQYSKHVKPGFEDFIRPTKKYADVIIPRGADNDVAIDLIVQHIRTKLGQHDLCKIYSNVFVIQSTFQIRGMHTLVRNAKTTKHDFVFYADRLIRLVVEHGLGHLPFTEKQIITPTGSVYSGVVFCKRLCGVSIIRSGESMENALRACCKGIKIGKILIHGEGKSGRQLIYEKLPSDIASRHVLLLDPVLASGNSAVKAISVLLSKGVPESNIVFLNLISAPEGLHTVCNKYPRLKIVTSEIDTTLNKDLHVIPGMGEFGDRYFGTGSRVITPS; encoded by the exons ATGGATTCTCAAATGGCTGCTTCTACAGACGCTGCACAAATGGTGTTGAAGGTACCTTTTGTTATTG GTGTTGCTGGAGGGACTGCGTCTGGCAAAACAACTGTTTGCGATATGATTATTTCGCAGCTTCAGAATCAACGAGTTGTACTAATCAGTCAA GAAGCATTTTATCATCCATTAACTGCAGAACAGTTAGAGAAAGTTCACGAACACAACTTTGATCATCCTG ATGCCTTTAATACAGAGCTTCTGCTCTCGTGTATGGAAGAATTGAAACATGGAAGAGGAATTAACATTCCTAATTATGATTTCAAGCTCCATAGGAGCGTGGAACCAGCTCGTGTG GTCAATCCCTCAGATGTCATCATTTTAGATGGAATTCTTATTCTGCATGATCCTCGTTTACGTGATTTCATGAATATGAAAATCTTTGTTGATTCAG ACTCTGACGTGCGTCTAGCCAGGAGGATACGGAGGGATACTGTTGAGAGGAACAGAAACATCCTGAATGTGCTAGATCAG TATTCCAAACATGTTAAACCTGGTTTTGAGGACTTCATTCGTCCAACAAAGAAATATGCTGATGTAATAATTCCTCGAGGAGCAGATAATGATGTTGCAATCGATTTGATAGTTCAACACATTCGTACAAAGCTTGGACAACATGATCTTTGCAAAATATACTCAAATGTATTTGTTATACAGTCTACATTTCAG ATACGTGGGATGCATACACTTGTGCGAAATGCAAAAACAACCAAGCATGACTTTGTTTTTTATGCAGATCGCCTTATTCGCTTG GTTGTGGAGCATGGTCTCGGTCACCTTCCCTTTACTGAGAAGCAGATAATCACTCCTACAG GATCTGTTTATAGTGGAGTCGTTTTCTGTAAACGTTTATGTGGAGTTTCAATCATTAGAAG TGGAGAAAGCATGGAAAATGCATTGAGAGCTTGCTGCAAGGGAATCAAAATCGGAAAAATTCTAATCCACGGGGAGGGTAAAAGTGGAAGGCAG TTGATCTATGAGAAGCTACCATCAGATATTGCAAGTCGACATGTATTGCTGCTTGATCCAGTACTTGCTTCAG GGAATTCCGCGGTGAAAGCTATTTCTGTACTTCTTAGTAAAGGTGTACCAGAGTCCAACATTGTTTTCTTAAACCTTATATCA GCCCCTGAGGGACTACATACTGTATGCAACAAATATCCGCGATTGAAGATTGTAACATCAGAGATTGATACAACACTTAACAAGGACTTACATGTGATTCCTGGTATGGGAGAATTCGGAGATCGTTATTTTGGTACTGGTAGTCGAGTTATAACTCCTTCCTAA
- the LOC107008938 gene encoding putative glucose-6-phosphate 1-epimerase isoform X1 — MKLKLVASFNTLINNPEKKNILISIEERNCSEKVIIMSSNIIHDADGSASRIVLKEHTGSTAEVLFQGGQVVSWKNERREELLFRSNKTLWKPPKAFRGGIPISFPQFGTFGSLERHGFARNRVWVLDDSPSPLPAANNQSTVDLILKSTEEDLKTWPHRFEVRLRISLSAGKLTLIPRVRNIDNKPFSFTFSLRNYLSVSDISEVRVEGLETLDYFDNLQRGERYTEQADAITFDSETDRVYLSTPTKTAIIDHEKKRTYVLQKEGMADAVVWNPWDKKAKSLPDLGDQDYKKMLCVDSAAVETPIILKPSEEWRGRQELSTVSSSYCSGQLDPRKVIYG, encoded by the exons atgaagttgaagttggTAGCCTCTTTCAACACATTAATCAACAatccagaaaaaaaaaat ATTTTGATCAGTATCGAAGAACGAAATTGCAGTGaaaaagttataattatgtCGTCGAACATAATTCACGACGCCGATGGATCGGCTTCGCGAATCGTATTGAAGGAGCATACTGGATCAACTGCAGag GTGCTTTTTCAGGGTGGTCAAGTTGTTTCTTGGAAGAATGAACGAAGAGAAGAATTGCTGTTCAGGAGTAATAAG ACCCTGTGGAAACCTCCTAAAGCCTTCAGAGGTGGAATACCTATCAGCTTCCCACAG TTTGGAACTTTTGGTTCTTTAGAGCGACATGGTTTTGCAAGAAATAGAGTGTGGGTATTGGACGATTCTCCTTCTCCTCTACCTGCAGCAAACAATCAGTCAACTGTTGATCTCATTTTGAAATCTACCGAAGAGGATCTGAAGACCTGGCCGCATAG GTTTGAGGTGCGGCTACGCATTTCTCTCAGTGCTGGCAAGCTGACTTTGATTCCTCGTGTCAGGAATATAGATAACAAGCCATTCTCATTCACATTCTCTCTGCGTAATTATTTATCTGTGTCTGATATCAG TGAAGTGCGGGTTGAGGGCTTGGAGACACTTGACTACTTCGATAATTTGCAGCGGGGAGAAAGATACACAGAGCAGGCAGATGCAATTACATTTGATAGTGAG ACGGATAGAGTATATCTTAGCACACCAACAAAAACTGCCATAATAGATCACGAGAAGAAGAGAACTTATGTCCTTCAGAAAGAAGGAATGGCAGATGCTG TTGTTTGGAATCCTTGGGACAAAAAGGCCAAGTCTCTCCCAGATTTGGGTGATCAAGATTACAAGAAAATGTTGTGTGTGGATTCTGCTGCTGTTGAAACTCCGATTATCTTAAAACCTTCTGAAGAGTGGAGGGGGCGGCAAGAGCTCTCTACGGTATCTTCAAGTTATTGCAGTGGACAATTGGACCCTAGGAAAGTTATTTATGGCTAA
- the LOC107010526 gene encoding uridine kinase-like protein 5 isoform X1, which yields MDSQMAASMDAAQMVLKVPFVIGVAGGTASGKTTVCDMIISQLQNQRVVLISQEAFYHPLTAEQLEKVHEHNFDHPDAFNTELLLSCMEELKHGRGINIPNYDFKLHRSVEPARVVNPSDVIILDGILILHDPRLRDFMNMKIFVDSDSDVRLARRIRRDTVERNRNILNVLDQYSKHVKPGFEDFIRPTKKYADVIIPRGADNDVAIDLIVQHIRTKLGQHDLCKIYSNVFVIQSTFQIRGMHTLVRNAKTTKHDFVFYADRLIRLVVEHGLGHLPFTEKQIITPTGSVYSGVVFCKRLCGVSIIRSGESMENALRACCKGIKIGKILIHGEGKSGRQLIYEKLPSDIASRHVLLLDPVLASGNSAVKAISVLLSKGVPESNIVFLNLISAPEGLHTVCNKYPRLKIVTSEIDTTLNKDLHVIPGMGEFGDRYFGTGSRVITPS from the exons ATGGATTCTCAAATGGCTGCTTCTATGGACGCTGCACAAATGGTGTTGAAGGTACCTTTTGTTATTG GTGTTGCTGGAGGGACTGCGTCTGGCAAAACAACTGTTTGCGATATGATTATTTCGCAGCTTCAGAATCAACGAGTTGTACTAATCAGTCAA GAAGCATTTTATCATCCATTAACTGCAGAACAGTTAGAGAAAGTTCACGAACACAACTTTGATCATCCTG ATGCCTTTAATACAGAGCTTCTGCTCTCGTGTATGGAAGAATTGAAACATGGAAGAGGAATTAACATTCCTAATTATGATTTCAAGCTCCATAGGAGCGTGGAACCAGCTCGTGTG GTCAATCCCTCAGATGTCATCATTTTAGATGGAATTCTTATTCTGCATGATCCTCGTTTACGTGATTTCATGAATATGAAAATCTTTGTTGATTCAG ACTCTGACGTGCGTCTAGCCAGGAGGATACGGAGGGATACTGTTGAGAGGAACAGAAACATCCTGAATGTGCTAGATCAG TATTCCAAACATGTTAAACCTGGTTTTGAGGACTTCATTCGTCCAACAAAGAAATATGCTGATGTAATAATTCCTCGAGGAGCAGATAATGATGTTGCAATCGATTTGATAGTTCAACACATTCGTACAAAGCTTGGACAACATGATCTTTGCAAAATATACTCAAATGTATTTGTTATACAGTCTACATTTCAG ATACGTGGGATGCATACACTTGTGCGAAATGCAAAAACAACCAAGCATGACTTTGTTTTTTATGCAGATCGCCTTATTCGCTTG GTTGTGGAGCATGGTCTCGGTCACCTTCCCTTTACTGAGAAGCAGATAATCACTCCTACAG GATCTGTTTATAGTGGAGTCGTTTTCTGTAAACGTTTATGTGGAGTTTCAATCATTAGAAG TGGAGAAAGCATGGAAAATGCATTGAGAGCTTGCTGCAAGGGAATCAAAATCGGAAAAATTCTAATCCACGGGGAGGGTAAAAGTGGAAGGCAG TTGATCTATGAGAAGCTACCATCAGATATTGCAAGTCGACATGTATTGCTGCTTGATCCAGTACTTGCTTCAG GGAATTCCGCGGTGAAAGCTATTTCTGTACTTCTTAGTAAAGGTGTACCAGAGTCCAACATTGTTTTCTTAAACCTTATATCA GCCCCTGAGGGACTACATACTGTATGCAACAAATATCCGCGATTGAAGATTGTAACATCAGAGATTGATACAACACTTAACAAGGACTTACATGTGATTCCTGGTATGGGAGAATTCGGAGATCGTTATTTTGGTACTGGTAGTCGAGTTATAACTCCTTCCTAA